One stretch of Euphorbia lathyris chromosome 7, ddEupLath1.1, whole genome shotgun sequence DNA includes these proteins:
- the LOC136235949 gene encoding uncharacterized protein: MLSPFICGSFHNQEHEDDEMSPSTSPTRKTKKSSKDSKNPYSTRGLDKFSALLAELEEKRQQIYSQVGSQDISFVRFVYSSSNDCVPVIVKMKDQPKSPVHHHQGAKDKTTDQSSPIHVNQETRLTEVDYKKNKKKRVYFKLNKWRRPSFYMPLFMILILLFLAFFGRSVAILCTSIGWYLVPTLSLKTTSSSEKPAKKKKQLVRRFSEVGPRTKNVINGDHVGKDIKSPHARQNSF, translated from the coding sequence ATGTTGAGTCCTTTTATTTGTGGAAGTTTTCATAATCAAGAACATGAAGATGATGAGATGAGTCCCTCTACTTCtccaacaagaaaaacaaaaaagagcAGCAAAGATAGTAAGAATCCATATTCAACTCGAGGTCTAGACAAGTTTTCTGCACTTTTAGCTGAACTTGAAGAAAAAAGACAGCAGATTTATTCACAGGTTGGTTCTCAAGATATTTCTTTTGTTCGTTTCGTATACTCAAGCTCAAACGACTGCGTTCCGGTCATAGTCAAGATGAAAGATCAACCTAAATCTCCTGTACATCATCATCAAGGTGCCAAAGATAAAACAACAGATCAATCCTCGCCGATACATGTTAATCAGGAGACGAGATTAACGGAGGTGGATTAtaaaaagaataagaagaagaggGTATACTTCAAGTTGAATAAATGGAGAAGGCCGTCTTTTTATATGCCGctttttatgattttgattttgttgtTCTTGGCTTTCTTTGGACGATCTGTGGCTATATTATGCACTTCTATTGGATGGTATTTAGTTCCTACTTTGAGTTTAAAAACAACGTCGTCGTCGGAGAAACcagcgaagaagaagaagcaactCGTTAGAAGATTCAGCGAAGTTGGTCCTAGAACCAAGAATGTTATTAATGGAGATCATGTAGGCAAGGATATCAAAAGCCCTCATGCCCGTCAAAACAGCTTCtga